A genomic region of Zygotorulaspora mrakii chromosome 7, complete sequence contains the following coding sequences:
- the PHO80 gene encoding Pho80p (similar to Saccharomyces cerevisiae PHO80 (YOL001W); ancestral locus Anc_6.26) yields the protein MEAIDKAWNASSQYPSTSDLLSNAEENEISTIVLPSKFIKCSRTDLAILISRMLTFLIQINDSSSKSSDCDVSALTRFHSRIPPDISVFNYLIRLTKYSSLEHCVLLTAVYYIDLLSSVYPTFTLNSLTVHRFLLTATTVASKGLVDSFCTNTHYAKVGGVHCSELNLLECEFLKKINYRIIPRDENIDHCKLEKKHDIFSLQKGSDKDLINSLKIKNNFPENESSYNVLNTYYNKIVQLVGSFESSPDKSKVINYTLPYFIRNIHTEDIVDKPQLINIHPFKEAIQDVSGISRKRNLDATVVEDLDMVSDQNEKGYNDKTMDNETVDSESSVSKKHINQQRLPKISHRTEH from the coding sequence ATGGAAGCAATAGATAAAGCGTGGAATGCTTCAAGCCAATATCCTTCCACTTCGGACCTTCTCAGCAATGCAGAGGAAAATGAGATTTCAACCATAGTTCTCCCATCCAAATTTATCAAGTGTTCAAGAACAGATTTAGCTATTTTGATTTCGAGAATGTTGACTTTTCTAATTCAGATAAATGATTCATCATCGAAAAGTTCAGATTGTGATGTATCGGCCCTAACAAGATTCCATTCAAGGATACCACCGGACATATCAGTTTTCAACTATCTTATACGGCTGACTAAATATTCATCTTTGGAGCATTGCGTACTATTAACAGCTGTTTATTACATTGATCTTTTATCCAGCGTATATCCAACGTTCACATTAAATTCACTGACTGTTCATAGATTTTTATTGACTGCAACTACCGTGGCAAGTAAAGGCTTGGTCGATTCTTTTTGCACAAATACACACTATGCAAAGGTAGGAGGTGTACATTGTAGCGAGTTAAATCTTTTAGAATGtgaattcttgaaaaagatcAATTATCGAATTATACCcagagatgaaaatattgacCACTGTAAActagaaaagaaacatgatattttttcattgcaaaAAGGATCAGATAAGGACTTaatcaattctttgaaaatcaaaaacaactTTCCTGAGAATGAGAGTAGTTACAATGTCCTCAACACATATTATAACAAGATTGTTCAACTAGTTGGTTCATTCGAATCTTCGCCTGACAAATCAAAAGTGATAAATTATACCTTACCTTATTTTATTCGAAACATCCATACGGAGGACATTGTTGATAAGCCACAACTCATAAACATTCATCCTTTTAAAGAGGCTATCCAAGATGTGAGTGGcatatcaagaaagagaaatttggATGCAACTGTCGTTGAAGATTTAGATATGGTATCAGaccaaaatgaaaaaggtTACAACGATAAAACAATGGATAATGAAACTGTAGACTCGGAATCTAGTGTCTCCAAAAAACACATTAATCAACAGCGTCTTCCGAAAATATCGCATAGGACTGAACATTAA
- the RRP6 gene encoding exosome nuclease subunit RRP6 (similar to Saccharomyces cerevisiae RRP6 (YOR001W); ancestral locus Anc_6.25), with amino-acid sequence MSVDPNDLFHKVVSTVRASTALAAKDVDFCRSLDVDVAASIDSNATEVMEMINGVLTSIDPHSDQLESGKDKLEDSWKDFSNLMDALFEKSDRSLDILTKRHTYTQEAKSLQYLDESQDKESSPLVRISKPQLQFERPVDNSESHPFIPLLVEKPHSMKPLSECLRLIPEEDDMPEHYSQPYSYEIDHQEYDASVLVKSDPIPSQPWNGTEAIWVDNMESLHDLLLELKKYKEIAVDLEHHDYRSYYGIVCLMQISTRDKDYLIDTISLREKLKILNEVFADPQIVKIFHGAFMDVIWLQRDLGLYVVSLFDTYHASRAVGLPRFSLAYLLEKYSNFKTSKKYQLADWRVRPLPKAMAAYARSDTHFLLNIYDQLRNQLIQENKLAGVLFESRKVAKRRFEYAAYRPKIPLASVYSSAEKANAWQTLMYQYNIPPEKEMLLKKLYEWRDMISRRDDESSRFVMPNQLLVALVSYAPVDSIGVVSASNMMSDHVRSNSKEIANLIRKTEELPGSNSIHQSPKFKQSRSNIDIVKVLTITQVQQKVSQFKTLSESHASKNSIDTAGSSSLLLGDILSKNYAASEYLDGRAIEITDSQLKHRALEPLAKLSAFDNATSYTVSVVAKSENSENEKKQPNHITKEDRNATSNETDSKKPEMKENMDEIVTLKVSKGSGKKFRGNDLSKSSTVDVIDYNKSEKILQKNSGERNKNARKRSFDPYSAPNNSSGAPKTPKRRKATNRGKSASFKK; translated from the coding sequence ATGTCAGTCGACCCTAATGACTTGTTTCACAAAGTTGTGAGTACTGTTAGAGCTTCAACAGCTTTAGCTGCGAAAGATGTTGATTTTTGTCGCAGTCTAGACGTCGATGTTGCTGCTTCGATCGATAGCAATGCAACAGAGGTAATGGAAATGATCAATGGTGTCCTAACTTCAATAGATCCGCATTCTGATCAGCTAGAATCAGGCAAGGATAAATTGGAAGACTCATGGAAGGACTTTAGTAATTTGATGGATGCCCTTTTCGAGAAATCAGACCGCTCCTTGGATATTTTAACCAAACGACATACGTATACTCAGGAAGCAAAGAGCCTTCAGTATCTTGATGAATCTCAAGACAAAGAGTCTAGTCCTCTGGTCCGTATTTCAAAGCCACAATTGCAATTTGAAAGACCAGTTGATAATAGTGAGTCACATCCTTTTATTCCTCTGCTAGTTGAAAAGCCGCACTCAATGAAACCGCTTTCTGAATGCTTAAGATTAATTcctgaagaagatgacatGCCGGAGCACTATTCACAGCCTTATTCGTACGAGATTGATCATCAAGAGTACGATGCCTCGGTTCTTGTCAAATCTGATCCTATACCTTCACAACCTTGGAATGGCACTGAGGCCATCTGGGTGGATAATATGGAATCTCTACATGATCTGCTattagaattgaaaaaatacaaagaaattgcaGTTGATTTGGAGCATCATGATTATAGATCCTATTACGGTATAGTATGTTTGATGCAAATCAGCACCCGGGATAAAGACTATTTAATCGATACAATCTCTCTGCGCGAAAAGctaaagattttgaatgaagtTTTTGCAGATCCTCAAATTgtgaagatttttcatgGTGCCTTCATGGACGTTATTTGGTTACAGAGAGATCTGGGTCTTTACGTTGTTAGTCTTTTCGATACATATCATGCATCCAGGGCAGTAGGGCTTCCGAGATTCAGCCTGGCATATCTGTTGGAAAAGTACTCTAATTTCAAAACGTCTAAAAAATATCAGCTGGCAGATTGGAGGGTTAGGCCTCTTCCTAAGGCAATGGCAGCCTACGCTAGATCTGATactcattttcttctaaaTATTTACGACCAATTGAGGAACCAGCTAATTCAAGAGAACAAATTGGCAGGTGTACTATTTGAGTCTCGAAAAGTTGCTaaaagaagatttgaatATGCGGCTTATAGACCCAAAATTCCACTTGCATCTGTGTATTCTTCTGCAGAAAAGGCAAATGCTTGGCAAACATTAATGTATCAGTATAACATACCACCAGAGAAGGAAATGTTACTTAAAAAGTTGTATGAGTGGAGAGATATGATCTCTAGAAGAGATGATGAATCTTCAAGGTTCGTTATGCCAAATCAATTACTGGTCGCACTTGTTTCTTATGCACCTGTTGATTCGATTGGGGTTGTTTCTGCAAGTAATATGATGTCTGATCATGTTCGGTCCAATTCtaaagaaattgcaaatCTAATAAGAAAAACTGAAGAGTTACCGGGTTCCAATAGTATTCACCAAAGCCCAAAATTTAAGCAATCTAGAAGCAATATTGATATAGTCAAGGTTTTAACAATTACCCAGGTCCAGCAGAAAGTGTCGCAATTTAAAACTCTCTCTGAGAGTCATGCATCTAAAAATTCTATTGATACTGCTGGAAGTAGCTCACTTTTGCTTGGCGATATTTTATCCAAAAATTACGCTGCCTCTGAATATCTGGATGGAAGAGCTATAGAAATTACAGATAGCCAATTAAAACACAGAGCACTTGAACCACTAGCAAAACTAAGCGCATTCGATAATGCTACCTCTTATACAGTGTCGGTAGTTGCAAAGTCAGAAAACTCCGAgaatgagaaaaaacaacCCAATCATATAACGAAAGAGGATAGGAATGCCACCTCAAATGAAACAGACTCAAAGAAACCTGAGATGAAGGAAAATATGGATGAGATTGTAACATTGAAAGTTTCTAAAGGTAGCGGGAAGAAGTTTCGTGGCAATGATCTTTCTAAGAGCTCTACTGTAGACGTCATTGACTATAACAAGAGcgaaaaaattcttcagaaaAACAGTGGCGAAAGGAATAAAAATGCcaggaaaagaagttttgATCCATATTCAGCTCCGAATAATTCATCTGGGGCACCCAAGACaccaaaaagaagaaaggcaACCAATAGAGGTAAAAGTgcatctttcaaaaaataa
- the YPT7 gene encoding Rab family GTPase YPT7 (similar to Saccharomyces cerevisiae YPT7 (YML001W); ancestral locus Anc_6.24) encodes MSSRKKNILKVIVLGDSGVGKTSLMHRYVNDKYSQQYKATIGADFLTKEVEVDGNKVATMQVWDTAGQERFQSLGVAFYRGADCCVLVYDVTNAKSFESIKSWRDEFLVHANVSSPETFPFVILGNKVDVDESKKVVSLKSVQDLAKSLGNVPMFLTSAKNAINVDTAFEEIARSALQQNQADADAFEEDFNDAINIQLDGEPSSCSC; translated from the coding sequence ATGTCCtccagaaagaaaaatatactTAAGGTGATTGTGCTAGGCGACTCCGGTGTCGGCAAAACATCATTAATGCATCGTTATGTTAATGATAAATATTCCCAACAATATAAGGCCACTATCGGTGCTGACTTTTTAACTAAGGAGGTAGAAGTTGATGGGAATAAAGTGGCCACAATGCAAGTTTGGGACACTGCAGGGCAGGAAAGATTCCAATCACTTGGTGTAGCATTCTATCGAGGTGCAGATTGCTGCGTTTTAGTTTATGATGTTACGAAtgcaaaatcttttgaaagtatCAAATCCTGGAGAGATGAGTTTCTTGTTCACGCCAACGTTTCATCCCCAGAGACGTTTCCATTCGTGATATTAGGTAATAAAGTTGATGTCGATGAATCTAAAAAAGTCGTTAGTCTGAAATCCGTTCAAGATTTAGCGAAATCTTTGGGTAACGTTCCTATGTTTTTAACCAGTGCTAAGAATGCGATCAATGTTGATACTGCATTCGAGGAGATTGCTCGTAGTGCTTTGCAACAAAATCAGGCGGATGCCgatgcttttgaagaagatttcaATGACGCAATTAACATCCAATTGGATGGCGAACCAAGTTCGTGTAGTTGTTGA
- a CDS encoding pirin family protein (ancestral locus Anc_6.23) — translation MMKSIDNEKLEKSHRSVWFKTGQLIVVLSILLIPYIFHTNGRITVSSFLDTVTQLKAQSKGNMSKNIGIRSILKRFVAIEQEEGVGARVRRSIGSLKVRRFSPFLMLDHFTVNAPAGFPDHPHHGQETITYVLGGMIAHEDFSGSKGVLYPGDLQFMTAGKGIVHSEIPVKMDSGEPAVGLQLWVDLPSKLKNVEPRYRDLRSAKIPIVQPSENLKVRVISGESYGVKSLRDLAYTPVHFYHFSISKKGVKFAQRFPDSFNVFLYITKGSIEIAGEICPTFSAIFFNCDGSAVEGISASEDVEFALIGGEILHQEVVQHGPFVETDNEKLQEVFRNYQYGINGFERAHNWRSSIANGVDESEARIING, via the coding sequence atgatgaaaagtattGATAACGAAAAGTTGGAAAAATCACACCGTAGTGTTTGGTTTAAAACAGGGCAACTGATCGTAGTGCTTTCAATTCTCCTCATTCCATATATCTTCCATACAAATGGACGTATAACAGTATCAAGTTTTTTAGACACTGTAACTCAGCTTAAAGCGCAATCGAAGGGTAATATGAGTAAGAATATAGGGATACGTTCAATACTAAAACGATTTGTAGCTATTGAACAGGAAGAAGGTGTAGGAGCCCGAGTAAGAAGATCAATCGGCTCTCTAAAGGTTAGAAGATTTTCGCCATTCTTGATGCTCGATCATTTCACAGTGAATGCACCCGCGGGCTTTCCTGATCACCCTCATCATGGACAAGAAACTATCACATATGTTCTTGGCGGTATGATTGCTCATGAAGATTTTTCGGGTTCTAAAGGTGTACTATATCCGGGCGATCTGCAATTCATGACGGCAGGTAAAGGTATTGTTCATTCCGAAATTCCAGTTAAGATGGATAGTGGTGAACCGGCCGTCGGTTTACAATTATGGGTCGACTTACCTAGCAAACTTAAAAACGTAGAGCCAAGATATCGGGATCTAAGATCGGCAAAAATACCAATTGTACAGCCATCTGAAAACCTAAAGGTGCGTGTCATTAGTGGAGAATCGTACGGTGTAAAGTCATTAAGGGATCTGGCTTATACACCAGTTCATTTctaccatttttcaatatctaaAAAAGGTGTCAAATTCGCTCAACGTTTTCCAGATAGCTTCAATGTGTTTCTGTATATCACAAAAGGCTCGATTGAGATTGCTGGCGAAATTTGTCCAACATTCTCCGCTATTTTCTTTAATTGTGATGGTAGTGCTGTTGAAGGAATATCTGCAAGTGAGGATGTCGAATTTGCTTTGATTGGTGGTGAAATTTTGCATCAAGAGGTTGTTCAACATGGCCCATTTGTTGAGACAGACAACGAAAAATTGCAAGAGGTATTCCGTAACTATCAATATGGTATCAATGGATTTGAAAGAGCTCACAATTGGAGATCTTCCATTGCAAATGGTGTCGATGAAAGCGAGGCTAGAATAATTAACGGATGA
- the ALG6 gene encoding dolichyl-P-Glc:Man(9)GlcNAc(2)-PP-dolichol alpha-1,3-glucosyltransferase (similar to Saccharomyces cerevisiae ALG6 (YOR002W); ancestral locus Anc_6.22) yields the protein MIPIKKPKKSDNIVQSFYASPLYDFLYPFRPAGSQWLTEYVIVLFALIIRCAIGLASYSGMNNPPMFGDFEAQRHWMEITQHLPISQWYWFDLEYWGLDYPPLTAYHSYVLGKIGSFINSKWFALNESRGFESLDNDLKTYMRFTVLLSEAICYIPAVVYFTKWVGKHRNQSPIGQFIAAAAILFQPSLMLIDHGHFQYNCVMLGLTVYAINSLLDEFYAPAAFCFVLSICFKQMALYYAPIFFSYLLSKSLFSPRFNLPRFLSVAIATVLTFAAMYAPLYVLGGGLTNVVQSVHRIFPFARGIFEDKVANFWCVSNIVFKYKQKFTQEQLQFYSLIATTIGFVPAVIIIFLRPKKHVILYALTACSMSFYLFSFQVHEKTILVPLLPITLLYTSTDWTVLSLVNWINNIGLFTLWPLLKKDGLMLQYGVCFALSNWLIGNFSFVTPKFLPKFLTPGPSISSVDDNYRRRSLLPENFLWKVAIVSSYVIMVLIQILDIFVSPPKRYPDLWVLLNCALGFACFSIFWLWNYYKLYKLSYKTMKQL from the coding sequence ATGATACCTATAAAGAAGCCTAAGAAGAGCGATAACATTGTACAATCATTTTATGCTTCACCACTGTATGATTTTCTCTATCCTTTTAGGCCTGCTGGAAGTCAATGGCTAACGGAATATGTTATTGTTCTCTTCGCCCTAATTATACGATGTGCTATCGGTTTAGCATCATATTCCGGGATGAATAACCCACCTATGTTTGGTGATTTTGAAGCACAAAGACATTGGATGGAGATTACTCAACATTTGCCTATTTCACAGTGGTACTGGTTCGATTTAGAGTATTGGGGGCTGGATTATCCACCACTCACAGCATATCATTCATATGTTTTAGGGAAGATAGGCTCATTCATAAACTCTAAATGGTTTGCTTTGAATGAATCTCGTGGATTTGAATCACTGGATAACGATTTGAAGACTTATATGAGATTTACAGTTTTATTAAGTGAAGCGATTTGCTACATTCCTGCAGTTGTTTATTTTACCAAGTGGGTAGGAAAACATAGGAATCAATCACCAATTGGTCAATTTATTGCTGCTGCAGCAATTCTTTTCCAACCTTCTTTGATGCTGATTGATCATGggcattttcaatataattGTGTTATGCTGGGCTTGACAGTATACGCAATTAATAGTCTTTTAGATGAGTTTTATGCCCCAGCCGCATTTTGTTTCGTGTTATCGATTTGTTTCAAGCAAATGGCTCTGTATTATGCacctatttttttttcatactTGTTGAGTAAATCACTATTCTCTCCCAGGTTTAATTTACCAAGATTTTTATCTGTCGCTATAGCAACTGTGCTTACGTTTGCAGCAATGTATGCACCTTTGTATGTTCTTGGGGGAGGCCTTACTAATGTGGTTCAGTCTGTTCATCGTATATTTCCATTTGCTAGaggaatttttgaagacaaGGTGGCTAACTTTTGGTGCGTATCGAACATCGTCTTCAAGtacaaacaaaaatttACGCAGGAGCAGCTACAATTTTACTCTTTGATTGCTACAACCATCGGATTTGTCCCTGCTGTGATAATTATTTTCCTTCGTCCAAAAAAGCATGTTATTTTGTATGCTTTGACGGCTTGCTCAATGTCATTTTACCTTTTTAGTTTCCAAGTTCATGAGAAGACAATATTAGTCCCTCTCCTACCCATTACTCTACTTTATACTTCTACGGATTGGACTGTACTTTCATTAGTAAACTGGATAAACAATATTGGATTATTCACATTATGGCCTTTGCTGAAAAAGGATGGTCTAATGTTGCAGTATGGAGTCTGTTTTGCTTTGAGCAATTGGTTAATAGGTAACTTTAGTTTTGTCACTCCCAAATTCCTGCCCAAATTTCTCACTCCTGGGCCTTCCATTAGCAGTGTCGATGATAATTATCGCCGCAGAAGTTTATTacctgaaaattttctatgGAAAGTTGCCATTGTGTCATCATATGTAATCAT